A window of Aeromicrobium duanguangcaii genomic DNA:
TGTGCATCAACAGGCTCGACACGAGGCTGCGGGCGTCGGAGATCGAGCGCTGGCCGTCACCGACCGGGATGACGAACGCGCGCGGGTACTTCACGGGCGTCTGGTCGTCGGAGTCGTTCCACAGCGGCTTCCACTCGGCCGGCCCGGGGACCGCGTCGATGTTCGCCTGCGTGAGCGCGACCCGCTCGGCGCCGGCGTTCGCGCGCCGGAAGAACTCCACCTGGTCGGCGAGCATCGCGTCGTCGTTGTCGGCCACGTAGTCGACGATGCTCTTCATCGTCTGCTTGGCGACGGCCACGTTGATCGTGGCGCTCGCGGGCGTCTGGGAGCTGCCGTTCGGGCGGCTCTTCGGCAGCTCGACCGTGTTGCTGACCGCGCCCGCGAAGGCGGCGTACTGCGCCGTGAAGATCGGCGGGAAGTCGTCCCAGCCCGTGGGGGTGTCGCGGTAGGGGATCTTGATGTGGGACGTGTCCTCGCTGGTGTTCTGGCTCACGACCTGGCCGGTCTTCACGTTGTAGTACGTGTTGCCGGGGATCGCGGCGTCCACCACGTCGCGCTCGACCTTCAGCGCCGCGGAGTACGCGTGCGGGATGAACAGGTCGTACTCGTAGTCGTCACCGTGCGGCGGGCCGCAGGGCTCGATCTGCAGGACGCTCGTGTAGCCGTGGAAGTCGGCCGCGTAGAGCGCCTGCACGGCGTGCGCGGTGCGCACGAACGACGTCGACTCCGGCGTCGTGTTGGTGATCATGTCACGGTTGGCGTCGAGGTTGAGCGCCGTGGGCCGCTGGCCGATCGTGCGGCCGTCGGGGTTCAGCACGACGCTGAAGTACATGCGGTGGCCACGCAGCAGCGACTTCACCTCGTTCCACGGCGCGGTGGCGAGCTCCTCGATGTAGTCCAGGGAGGCGTCGGTGCCCTCCCACTCGTTGCCGTGGATGTTCGAGCTGATCCAGATCGGCGTCTTGTAGCCCTTCTTCAGGGCATCGTTCGTCTTCGCCGCCTCGGGGTTCTGACGGATCTGCTTGCGCCACGCCGTCTGCTCTGCCGTCTGGTCCTCGTCCTCGGGGGCCGTCACCGTGACCAGGTACAGCTGCCGCCCCTGCGTGGACTCGCCGACGATCTGCGTCGACACGCGGTCGGACTTGCGCATGACGGCCTGCAGCCGCGGAGCGATGTCGTCGTAGCCGATCAGGTTGCCGGTGTCGGCCGCGTCGGGGGTGGCGTCGGGGTAGACCTTCAACTTCGGCTGCACCGGGTACGAGGACGGCATCGACAACGCGCCGTCGGGCGCGTCCTCGGCCGCTGCGGCACGGGCCGCCTTCGCGGTGAGGGAGCCGGTGTTCGTCGGCTCAGGAGCCGAGCGGACGACGGGCGGGGCGGGCTTCGGGTCTTGGGCGGTGGCCGGGTTCGACCACGCGACCGTGGCCACGAGCGAGACGCTCGCGGCCACGGTCATCAGGCGTGACGTGCGCACGGAGAGGTTCCCTTCGGGTACTCCGGCCACGAGCGCAGCCGGGACGATGACCCGATTGTGACCCGTGTTACGCCCGCGAGGGAAGAGAAGATTTCCGTCCAGGACGATTTGTCACCGGGAATTGACGCAGGAAACGCTCACGAAACCCGTGCGACGACGCGAGTCAGGAGCGGCGCGGGAACTGCGTGAAGTCCGGGGTGCGCTTCTCCTTGTAGGCGTCGCGCCCCTCCTGGGCCTCAGCCTGGCCGTAGAACAGCAGGTTCGCGTCGTGCGCCAGCTGCTGGATTCCGGCGTACCCGTCCTCGTGCGCGTGGAAGCTCATCTTCGACAGGCGCAGCGCCCACGGCGAGAGCGCGAGCATCTCGCGGCACCACTTCACCGTCTCGGCCTCGAGCTCGGCGAGCGGCACGACGGTGTTGACCAGACCCATGTCCAGGGCCTCCTGCGCGTCGTACTGGCGGCACAGGAACCAGATCTCCTTGGCCTTCTTCGGGCCCACGAGATCGGACAGGATGCTGGCGCCGTAGCCGCCGTCGAACGAGCCGACGCGGGGTCCGACCTGGCCGAAGCGCGCGTTGTCGGCCGCGATCGTCAGGTCGCAGACCAGGTGCAGGACGTGGCCGCCGCCGATGGCCCAACCGGCCACCATGGCGACGATCGGCTTGGGCGTGCGGCGGATCTGCACGTGCAGGTCGGTGACGTCGAAGCGACCCGTGGCACCCTCGTCGGACTTGTAGCCCGAGTCGCCGCGCACGCGCTGGTCGCCGCCGGAGCAGAAGGCCTTCTCGCCCTCGCCGGTCAGGATGATGGCGCCCACCGACTCGTCGTCGCGCGCGATCGACAGGGCACGCGAGATCTCCTGGATCGTCTGCGGGCGGAAGGCGTTGTGGACCTCGGGGCGACAGATCGTGATCTTGGCGATCCCGTCCTGCGTCGTCTCGTAACGGATGTCGGTCCAGTCGCCGGAGGCAGTCCACTCAGTCATGGTTTCCACCCTAGGCTGGGCGCCGATGCACGATGACCTCGGCTTCCACGTCGCCCTGTCCCAGCCGGTGCGGCGCGTCGTCAGCCTCGTCCCGTCCCTGACCGGGGCGATCGCCGCGACCCGCCCGGGGTCGCTCGTCGGCGCGACCGACTGGTGCACCCACCCGGCCGGTCTCGAGGTCGCCCGCGTGCGCGGGACCAAGAACCCCGACCGCTCCGCGATCCTCGCGCTCTCCCCCGACGTGGTGATCGCGAACAAGGAGGAGAACCGCGAGCTGGACGTGCGCCGGCTGCGCGAGGCGGGCGTCCCGGTCTGGGTGACGGACATCGAGACGCTCGACCGGGCCTTCTCCTCGATGCGGCGCCTGTTCGACGAGGCCCTGGGCTGGGGCGTGCCCGCCTGGCTGGTCGAGGCGGAGCGCCGCTGGGCCGAGCCCGTCCGAGAGAGCGGACGACGCGTGGCGGTCGCGATCTGGCGGGACCCGTGGATGGTCGTCGGACGCGACACCTTCACCGGAGACCTGCTGGGCCGGCTCGGCGTGGTGCACGCGTTCGCGGACGCCTCGGACCGGTACCCCCACATCGACCTCGCCGACCTGGACGCGGGCGATCTGGATCTGGTCCTGCTGCCCGACGAGCCCTACGTGTTCACGGCCGGCGACGGGCCCGAGGCGTTCGCGCGCGTGCCGACCGCCTTGTGCAGCGGCCGCGCCCTCACCTGGTACGGGCCGTCGCTGCTGACCGCGCGCGACGACCTCGCCGCCGCGCTGGCCTGATCAGGACCAGCTGATCAGGAGCGGGGCTCGTCGATCTCGTCGATCGTCTGCTGGGCCGCGGCCTTGCGGACCTGGGCCTTCTTCGAGATCGACTTGCGGCTCGCGCGCGCGGCCTTCTTCGCCGGGACCGACTCGATGTCGGTGCCCGAGACGATCTTCGGCTCGTTGGCGATGACGTACGGGGTCTCGCCGACGATCGCGTTGTGGCTGCGCCACAGCAGGTACTTCAGCGACAGGTTCGTCATGGTCGCGAAGCGGTTGCGGTTGCCCAGCAGCAGCGCGACGTGGACGGTGACCCAGATGAACCAGGCCGGGAAGCCCTTCAGGCGCGGCAGGCCACGGACCTGGGCGATCGCCGAAGCGCGGCCGATCGTGGCCATCGTGCCCTTGTCGAAGTACTTGAACGGCTTCGGCATCCGGCCGTTGGAGACCTGCGCGTGGATGACCTTGGCGACGTGCTTGCCGGCCTGGATCGCCGGCTGGCCCAGCTGCGGCAGCGGCGAGTCGGGGTTGACCGAGATGTCGCCGATGGCGAAGACGCCCGGGATGCCGCGCACCTGCTGGTGCTCGTCGACCTCGATGCGGCCGCCGCGGCCCTGCGGCACGCCCCAGTCCTTGACGACGCCGTGCGCCGCGACGCCGGACGCCCAGACCACGATGCCGGCCGGGAGGAACTCCTGGTTGCCGTCGTTCTCGATGAGGACGCCGTCGCGGCGGACCTCCTTCACGGCGGTCTTGAGGCGCAGGTCGATGCCGCGCTTGATCAGTTCATTCTTGGCGTAGTCACGCAGGTTCGGGTGGAACGGAGCCAGCACGTGCTCGCCCATCTCGACCAGGGAGATGTGGATCCGGCGCTTGTCGAGCTCGGGGTAGGTCGTGGGCATGTCGAGGTTGCGCATCTCGGCGAGCGCGCCGGCGGTCTCGACGCCGGTCGCGCCACCACCGACGACGACGACGCGCAGATCGCGGTCCTGACCGTTGACCGCCGCGTTCTCGAGGTTGGCGAAGATCAGGTCGCGCAGCGCGAGCGCCTGCGAGCGGCGGTAGAGCGGCATCGCGAACTCCTCGGCACCGGGGATGCCGAAGTAGTTGGCCGTGACGCCGTTGGCCAGGACGAGGTAGTCGTACTTGACCGTGATGTTGCCCTCGAGGATGACCGCCTTGGAGTCGTGGTCGACCTGCGAGACGGTGCCCTTGAGGAAGCGCACGTTGTCCTGCTTGGCGCGCACGGCGCGCAGGAACCAGGTGATGTCACCGGGGTTCAGGCTGGCGGTCGCCACCTGGTAGAGCAGCGGCTGGAAGGTGTTGTAGGTGTGACGGTCGATCAGGGTGATGTCGACGTCGGTGCGCGCCAGCTTGCGCACCAGCGCGAGTCCCCCGAAGCCGCCTCCGACGACGACGACGTGCGGACGATAGGACGCGCGGACATGAGACATACCGCCCAGTCTATCGAGGGTTTTCGTGACTTCCACGCGGGGGAACAGGGGTATGACGCCCGTCACGCGCGGTGGAACCACGCCTTCGCCTCGGGCCGCGACAGCTGGAAGATCACGACGATCGCGCCGAGCATCCAGACGATGCCGATGGGCAGGCCGAGGGCCGCGGATCCCGCCGTGAGAATGCTCGCCACGACGAGCGCCCACCAGCCGAGCCGGTGCCCGCTGGCCGCCCACACGGTCGCGACCAGGCCCAGCAGCGAGACCACGAGCCACGAGCCGAACAGCCAGCTGCCGATGGAGACCATCTGACTGGCCGAGACGCCGGCGGACTCGAGCTGGTCGCGCAGCAGGTCGTTCTGCTGGTACTGCTTCACGACCTCGTCGCGCATCGCGACCAGGGCCAGCAGCACCAGCCCGGAGACCATCGCGCCGATCAGCGAGCCGATGCCCGCGACCAGCAGCGCCACGGTGACCGGCTTGGGACGCGCGCCCGTCACGGGCGCGGCGACCTGCTGGGAGTACGCGGCCTGCTGCGGGTGCTGCGCGTACTGGGCCGGGTCGTACGGGGGCGGCTGGGGTCCGTCGGGCGCGGACGACGCCGGAGCGGCTCCCGCGGCGGGAACCGAGGGCGTGGTGCCCAGGGACAGCGGGGTGCGCCCGTTGACCACCGCGAACCACTCACGTGCCTGGGCCGTCCACAGCAGGTAGACCACCAGGATGCCCAGGATCGCGGGCAGCAACCCGCCCACTCCGGTGAGCAGGAAGCCCAGCGCGGCGAGCCCGGCCAAGATGGTCAGACCGATCCGCGAGGCCTGGTGCCCACGAGAGGCGTAGAACGAGAAGACGGTCGCCGCGATGGCGGCGACGAGCAGGCCCATGCAGATCCAGCGCAGGATCGGCAGCAGCGCATCGGCGTCCGCGCCGACCGGCTCGAGACTCGAGCGCAGCGACTCCTGGATCTCGATGGAGCCCCAGTTCTGGAGCGTCCCGTACAGCGAGAAGGCGGCCACGATGCCGCCGAGCCCGCCGTACACGCAGGCGAGGGTGACGGACCGGGGCCTGGGGGTGGACATGACTCAAATCCAACCAGACCGCTCCTGAGCCGCCCGATGCGGTTTGTCCACTCCCCCGGAAGCGCCGACGCCTCCCCGGGAACTTTCCCCGGGGAGGCGTCGGTTTCACCACGCGGCGTCGATCAGGCGCGACGCACGACCAGCTCGTCGGCGTCGGGCTCGCGGTCGACCAGCACCGTGTCGCCGTCGCGGACCTGGCCCGCGAGCAGCTCACGCGCCAGCCGGTCGCCGATCGCCTGCTGCACCAACCGGCGCAGCGGACGGGCGCCGTAGGCCGGATCCCAGCCGGTGAGCGCCAGCCACTCCTTCGCGGCCAGGGTCACGTCGAGCGTGATCCGGCGCGGGGCGAGCCGCTTGGCCAAGGCGTTCAGCTGCAGGTCGACGATGCGCGTCAGGTCCTCCACGCCGAGCGCGTCGAACATGACGACCTCGTCGAGCCGGTTGAGGAACTCCGGCTTGAAGGCCATCCGCACGACCTCCATCACCTTGTCGCGCTTCGCCTGGTCGTCCAGGGCCGGATCGACCAGGAACTGCGAGCCGAGGTTCGACGTCAGGATCAAGATGACGTTGCGGAAGTCGACCGTGCGGCCCTGACCGTCGGTCAGGCGACCGTCGTCGAGCACCTGCAGCAGGATGTCGAAGACCTCCGGGTGGGCCTTCTCGACCTCGTCGAGCAGCACGACCGAGTACGGGCGCCGACGCACGGCCTCGGTCAGCTGGCCGCCCTCGTCGTACCCGACGTAGCCCGGAGGCGCGCCGACCAGGCGAGCGACCGAGTGCTTCTCGGAGTACTCGCTCATGTCGATGCGCACGATCGCGCGCTCGTCGTCGAACAGGAAGTCCGCCAGCGACTTGGCCAACTCGGTCTTGCCCACGCCCGTGGGGCCGAGGAACAGGAACGAGCCGGTGGGGCGATCCGGGTCGGACACGCCCGCGCGGGCCCGCCGCACGGCGTCGGAGACGGCGCGCACGGCCGGCTTCTGGCCGATCAGGCGCTTGCCGAGCTCGTCCTCCATGTGCAGGAGCTTCTCGGTCTCGCCCTCGAGCAGGCGGCCCGTCGGGATGCCGGTCCACGCGGCCACGACCTCGGCGATGTCGTCGGGGCCGACCTCCTCGTGCACCATGCGGTCGACGGACGCCGACTCCTCGGCAGCCTGCGCATCGGCGAGCTGGCGCTCCATCGCGGGGATCTCGCCGTAGAGGAGGCGGCTGGCCGTGTCCATGTCACCCTCGCGCTGGGCGCGCTCGGCGGCGATGCGGGCCTCGTCGATGCCCTGCTTGATCCGGCCGACGGCGTTGAGGCTCTCCTTCTCGGCCTCCCACCGGTGCTCGAGCGAGCGCAGGTTCTCCTCCTGGTCGGCCAGCTCCTGGCGCAGGGCGACGAGCCGCTCCTGGCTGGCCTCGTCCTTCTCGTTCTGCAGGTGCAGCTCCTCCATCTTGAGCCGGTCCACGGAGCGACGGAGCTCGTCGATCTCGACGGGGCTCGAGTCGATCTCCATGCGCAGCCGGCTGGAGGCCTCGTCGATCAGGTCGATGGCCTTGTCGGGCAGCTGACGGCCCGGGATGTAGCGGTGCGACAGGGTCGCGGCGGCGACGAGGGCCGCGTCGGCGATCTCGACCTTGTGGTGCGCCTCGTACTTCTCCTTGAGGCCACGCAGGATCGCGATCGTGTCCTCGACGCTGGGCTCGCCCACGAAGACCTGCTGGAAGCGGCGCTCCAGGGCGGCGTCCTTCTCGATCGACTCGCGGTACTCGTCGAGGGTCGTCGCGCCGATCATGCGCAGCTCGCCGCGGGCCAGCATCGGCTTGAGCATGTTGCCCGCGTCCATGGCGGAGTCGCCCGTGGCGCCGGCGCCGACGACGGTGTGCAGCTCGTCGATGAACGTGACGATCTGGCCGTTGCTCTCCTTGATCTCGGAGAGCACCGCCTTGAGGCGCTCCTCGAACTCGCCGCGGTACTTCGCGCCGGCGACCATCGCGCCGAGGTCGAGGCTGACCAACCGGCGGCCGCGCAGCGACTCGGGGACGTCGCCGTCGATGATGCGCTGGGCGAGGCCCTCGACGACGGCGGTCTTGCCGACGCCGGGCTCGCCGATCAGCACGGGGTTGTTCTTGGTGCGGCGGCTCAGCACCTGCACGACGCGCCGGATCTCGGAGTCGCGGCCGATGACCGGGTCGAGCTTGCCCTCGCGGGCGAGCGCGGTCAGGTCGATGCCGTACTTCTCGAGGGACTGGTACTGGTCCTCGGCGTCCTGGCTGGTGGCGCGAGCCCCGCCGCGGACGGACTCGAAGGCGGCCTTCAGGGTGTCGGGTGTGGCACCGTGCGACGCCAGCACCTGCTGGGCCGGGCCGGTGACGGTCGCGATGCCGACCACCAGGTGCTCGCTCGAGACGAACTCGTCACCGAGCTCGGAGGCGAGGTCGATCGCGCGCTGCAGCACCTCGTGCGAGGCGCGGGCGAGCTGCGGGTTGCCGACGGTGGAGCCGCTGGCACTGGGCAGACGGCCGATGACGGCCTCGAGCTCGGCCTCGACGGCCGCGGGGTCGGCGCCGGCGGCGGACAGCAGCGGAGCGGCCGTGCCGCCCTGCTGGGTGATGAGTGCGGAAAGGAGGTGAGCCGGCTCCACAGCGGGATTGCCGGCGGCAGCAGCCTGCTGCATGGCGGCAGCGAGAGCCTGCTGACTACGCGTGGTGAAGTGGTTCAGGTCCATATCAATGTCAACGCGGCCAAAGTTGAGTCCATTCCACTCAAGTCCGAGATTTTTCATCCACGCGCGGACCACAGCCGCCGAACGGCACGAAGGCCCGCCCCTTGACGGGACGGGCCTTCGTGGAACCGCGGATCACTCCTTGGCGGGAGTCTCCTTGGCGTCGGCGGCCGCAGCAGCGGCCTCCTCCTTCGCGAGGTACTCGTCGCGCGCGGCGCCGGGGATCCAGCCCGTGTTGACGACCTTGACCTGGAACACCGACGCGGCCACCACGAGCACCACGCCGATCACGACGCACAGGATGAGACCGATCATCGGGCCGATCTGCAGGCTCGTGCCGAGCAGCGTGCCGAACCAGCCGAAGTCGGCGTCGCCGAAGGTCGAGTTGGACAGCCCGAACTCGCCGAACACCTTCAGCAGCAGCGCCGGCAGGATCGTGATCAGCAGGCCGTTGACGAAGCCGCCCACGATGGCGCCGAGGCGACCACCGGTCGCGTTGCCGTAGACGCCCGCACCACCACCGGTGAAGAAGTGCGGCACCATGCCGGGCAGGATCAGCGCCAGCCCGAAGGCCGGCTCGAGCCAGAGCGCCAGGACGCCGAGCATCACCAGACCGCCGACGAACGAGGACAGGAAGCCGATCAGCACGGCGTTGGCGCCGAACGGGAACACGATCGGGATGTCCAGCGCCGGCTTGGCCCCGGGGACGATCTTGTCCGCGATGCCCTGGAAGGCGGGGACGAGCTCACCCAGGACGGTGCGGACACCGTAGAGGATGATCGCGACGCCGACGCCGAACTGCAGCGCGAGCGAGAGACCGGCCATGACGGCGGCACCCGCGTCGGGCGAGTTGAGCAGCTCCTTGGTGGTGTCCGGGCTGGAGATCAGGCCCCAGACGACGAAGACCTCGTAGATCAGCACCATCGACAGCGCGGTGGCGACCATCGAGTCGCGCAGGAACTTCAGGTTCTGCGGGAAGTCGATCTTCTCCGTGGAGTGGCTCTTCTTGCCCACCAGCTGGCCGGCGGCACCGGCGGCGATGTAGCCCAGGCTGCCGAAGTGGCCGATCGCCAGGGAGTCGTCGCCGGTGATCTTGCGCGTCCACGGCTGGGTGAACGCCGGCATGACGACCATGATCACGCCGAGCAGGAACGCGCCGACGAGGACGACGAGCCAGTCGCTCTTGTCGTCGAGGCCCACCGACAGCACGACCGTCAGCATGAGCGCCATGAACACCATGTGGTGGCCGGTCAGGAAGATGTAGCGCAGCGGCGTGAAGCGGGCCAGCGCCAGCATCACGAGGAAGCCGAGCACCAGCACGTACGCACTCTGGGCGCCGTACTTCTCCGACGCGACCGCGGTGATGACCTCGTTCGTCGGGATCACGCCCTGCGCGCCCGTGACGTCGAGGATGATCTCGCCCAGCGGCGTCAGCGACCCGGTGACGACGTCCGCGCCGGCACCCAGGATCAGGAAGCCGAGAGCCGCCTTGAGGCCGCCGCCGATCACCTGTCCGCTGGACCGCTTGAGGGCGATGAGGCCGACCGCGGTGATGATGCCGATCAGGTATGCCGGCACATTGAGGATTTGCTGCCCGATGAAGTCGAGTACATCGACGAACCAGTCCATGTTCTTCTCTTTCTCTTACGTCGTACGTTCCGTCAGGAGAGGAACGGCGTGAGCTTCTCGGTGATCTCGGCGACGTCCATGAAGTTGTCGATGACGATGACCTTGGCCGGCACCTCACCGATCTCGGGAGCCAGCTCCGCCGAGGTCAGCACGATCTCGGCCGATCGGGCCGCGCCACGGGCGGTGCCGATGTCGGCAGCCTCCACGTCGGCGTCCTTGCCCAGCGCGCGCAGCGCCTTCTCGGCGTTCATCTTCAGGAGCACGGAGGTTCCGATGCCCATTCCGCACACTGCGACGATCTTCATGACGCTGGCCCTTCGTTGCCGGTTGTTGTCAGGATCTCGAGGACGCGCGCCGGCGAATCGGCGTCGCGCAAGGAGGCGAGGAGGTCGGTGTCGCCCAGCACGGCGGCCAAGGACGACATGAGACCGAGGTGGCCGTCGTGGTCGAGCGCGGCGAGCGCGACGACGAGCCAGACGGGGTCGTTCTTCTCGTGCCCGAACTCGACCGGCTCGGCCAGCTGCAGCCAGCCGATGCCGGCCCGCTGCACGGCCGGGGACGGGCGCGAGTGCGCGAGCGCGACACCCGGCGCGAGCACGATGTACGGACCGAGCTTCTCGACGGTGGCGATCATCTCGTCGGTGTAGTCGTCGGTCGCGACGCCCGTGGCGGTGAGCAGATCTCCGGCCTGCCGGACGGCGTCGCGCCAGTCCTCGGCATGGGCGCCGACCGAGATCGCGTCCTGGGTGAGTTCATCGGAGAGTGTCATGGATCGCCCCTCGGGTCGCCGCCGCTGGCGGGTGTTCGGAGCGTAACGCGCTCCGTTTCTCTTTTGCCTAACAGTAGGCATATACAACCGGAGCGGCGCGCCGACCCCGGCGCCGAGGGCTCTAGGCGGTCGGGCGGCGCAGCACCCGCAGGCTCTCGGTGCGTCCGATCTCGACGAAGCCGTCGCTCAGCGCCCGCTCGTAGATGTGGAACGGCGCCTGTCCCCCGTCGTTCGGATCGGGGAACACGTCGTGGATCGCCAGCGCGCCGCCGGGGCGCACCCACGGCGCCCACCCGGCGTAGTCGGCCTGGGCGGCCTCCTCGGTGTGGCCGCCGTCGATGAAGACGAGATCGGCCGGAGTGCGCCACCACGACGAGATCGTCGACGAGCGCCCGACCATCGGGACGACGACGTCCTCGAGCCCGGCGTGCCACAGGGTTCGGCGCAGCACCGGCAGGGTGTCGAAGGCGCCCGTCTCGGGGTCGACCAGCGAGGCGTCGTGGTACTCCCAGCCGACCTGGTGCTCCTCGGACCCGCGGTGGTGATCGATCGTGACCAGTGTGGCCCCGCTCTGGCGCGCGACGTGGCCCAGATGGACCGTGGACTTGCCGCAGTAGGTGCCGATCTCGACGATCACTCCCCCGGCCGTCGCGTGCTCGGCGGCGGCGTCCCTCAGGGCCTGTGCCTCGACGTCGGGCAGGAATCCGCGCACGTCGGCGGCGATGCGGGCAAGGTCCTCGGGGAGTGCATTCACCCGGCGCACTCTACGGGTGCCGGGAGAAAACCTCGTTTGGGACGGGTGTGACTCCTGTGTCGCGTACGATCGTCCGGTGAGTCGACGCGTGATGACGTGGGCCGCCACGCTCGCCGTGGTGGCCTCTTTGATGCTGGCCCCCGGCGTCGCCTCGGCGACCGCCGACGAGCTCGACCCGTCCGCCGGGGACGGCACGGCACCCATCACCACGCCCACGTCCGCTCCGACCACGGCTCCGACCGTCCCGACCCCGGTCGACGGGGGCACCGGCGGGGGCGGGGGCGACGTGGTCGTGCCCGACCCGAACGCACCGGGCCCCTCCGATCCTCGGGTCCTGGTGTTCGGGGACTCGATCTCGGCCCCGGGCCGCTACCGCGCCGCGGCGACGACCAACCGGGTCAAGGCCTGGTGGGCATGGGTCGCCGACGGCGCCGGGCTGGATCCGCGGGACGTCATGGTCAGCGCAGAGGCGGGCTCCGGCATCGTCGCCCGCGGTGGTGGCGGCCACGGTCGGGTCTGCTCCGGCTCGACGTTTGGCGACCGCCTCGGCAAGGTGGCGCTGACCAGGCCCGACGTGATCGTGGTCGAGGTCGGCCGCAACGACATCTGGGACTGCGTCGGCACCCGTCGCGTCGCGGTCGATCCGAAGAAGCGCCAGCGACTGGCCACCTCGTACTTCGCCCGGCTCGCCCAGGAGGCCGACCGCCACGGCGTCCCCCGCTCGAAGGTCTACGTCCTCACGGCGTGGGGCTCGTCGCAGAGCAACCAACACGTCGCGGTCACCGCGCTCTACGAGGGCCTCGTGCGCAGCCAGGGATTCTCCTGGGTGCCGCTGGCCGCCCTGCCCAAGAACCAGACCTCCGACGGAGTGCACCCCAACGCCCGCGGCGCGCGGTCGCTGGGCACGGGCGCTCTGAAGGCCTCCGACCTGGCCGTCGCCATCGCCTCGCGCGGCAAGCGCTCGGGCTCGGTCGCGACCCAGGGCCGCGTCCGCTGCCAGTCCCTGAAGGCGTGCAAGGCCGCCGGCGTCCGGAC
This region includes:
- a CDS encoding GDSL-type esterase/lipase family protein, with the translated sequence MSRRVMTWAATLAVVASLMLAPGVASATADELDPSAGDGTAPITTPTSAPTTAPTVPTPVDGGTGGGGGDVVVPDPNAPGPSDPRVLVFGDSISAPGRYRAAATTNRVKAWWAWVADGAGLDPRDVMVSAEAGSGIVARGGGGHGRVCSGSTFGDRLGKVALTRPDVIVVEVGRNDIWDCVGTRRVAVDPKKRQRLATSYFARLAQEADRHGVPRSKVYVLTAWGSSQSNQHVAVTALYEGLVRSQGFSWVPLAALPKNQTSDGVHPNARGARSLGTGALKASDLAVAIASRGKRSGSVATQGRVRCQSLKACKAAGVRTFTYAKAPKRVWGVAGPSPRHFVAHALTSRGRTAPVLNAATAKAWRSDAVQSRSAVQTAHPKPGDIAWWPTAPAGVAPSAQGHVGLVQRVSADNTVVDVSEVTSTGRFRSVRYSGASRPRGFLRFKHTDGSPRGVVGSVTANRRAVVVSGRAVDTDAERRGTRIRVTVTQSGRTWTRTAKATRFAFSHRIALPGLRRGPATVKVKALNAPNSRGKNVALATRRVAIA